CCTGGAAGTCGTTCTCCGGCGCACCCAACTCGAGTACGTACTCGAACTCGAGTTGGTCGACGTTCTCCGGCGTAATCTGGTCTGCCGTCGTGTGGCGGTGGCCCTCGTAGTTGTTTCCGAAGACGAGCCAGTTCTCGGGATTCTGTCCGGAGTCGCGGATGTCGGATTCGGTGATGTCGACCTCCGGAATCTGGTCTGTATCGTACTGTTCGACGTGCGATTCGCCGGGCATCTCGTCCCACGGTGCGTCTTCTGGGAGTTCTTCGAGGTGTGATTCGAACGTCATTGGCTGGTCACCCCCGTCGGGGCGCGCTTGTCGTCTGTGATGCGGATCACGTCGTCGAGCAGGAACTCCTGGCCGATGATCATGATCGCGCTACTGCCGCTGATCAGGGTCGAGAGGTGTTCGTCCGCGATGGAGCCCTCCGCGAGGTCGCGCGCGGCGGAACCCATGAGGTAGTAGCCGCCAAGCATGGATTTGATGTCCCAGAGTCCGCGGTCGATCATTTCCGAGGTCACCAGTACCTCGTTCGTCCAGAGGAAGTGATCGAGGCCGTCGATCCACAGCAACGATCCCTCTGCAGCCCGCTGGTGCAACGGTGCGACGTAGTCGTGGACGACGCCGTCGTCGACCGCCTCTGCGGGCGGATACGCTTCAGCCGGCATCCACCACGAGAGCTGTTCGCGCGCGTTGACGATGTTCGTCACGAGCGCCGCCTGCTCCTGTTCGGCAAAGCCAACCTCCGCCAGCGTGGCTGGCAGCGCGTCGAGGTGGAGCAATTGCCGCGTCGTCGTCTCGATGTGTTCGGGCGTGAACGCCGGCAGCGTCTGCTCTGCGCTCGCGAAGAAGCCGACATCTGCCAGATGCTCGTTGATCGCCCACGCCGGTTCGGTCAGCGCCTGATACGCCTCGGACCCGGCCTCAGGGACCCCCATCGCCTCGAGTTCAGGAAGCTGCTCGAAGGAAGCCGTCAACGCACCGAGTTGGTTGCTCAACAGTGTGGCGTCGAGCGAACCGGTAAGCCCGTCACGAATCCCCTGTCCCATTTCGGCCAGCCCGCTTGCTGTGCCGCTCGATACCTCGGCTCTGAGGTCGTGCAACGTCGCGCCTGCGATCGTCCCGCCGGCGATGACACCGAGTGCCTTCAGGAACTCGCGGCGCTCGTCGTCACTGACCTCGCCGTAACTATACCGCTCTCTTGGATCTGTACCGTATGCCATGGCACAAGAGAACCCGTGACACACCACCAATTAGCTGTTTTCACAGTTTCGACTTCTGTCTGAGATTACCCAGCGTACGCTGTAGGGTGTGCCAAATTGTAGTCGGATTAGTAACCGTTTCCGCGCCTAATAACAGATTAGACGAGTCGCTATCCCCGAATCGAGAGGCAGTCGCGACGCACGACCACTGCGGGTGAATTTGTAGGCTGGTCGCCACTCGAGTACCGGTTCTCCAATCCGATTCGAACGCCACTAAGTGGGAGATGTACTGTAAGACGAGACTACCGGGGACACGACGGAGCGGGCTTCTATGAGAGCACTCTTGGGATGAAAGTGGAAGGAAACAGATTGTTCAGCTGGGTCGTAGGTACGACGTCTGTCTTCAGAAGATTGGTGCTTCAGAGCACGGGTCACACGCTCGGCTCACGAGTTTGTTCGCCGAAGAAGTGCTCCGTCTGGGATTTGTGCACTAATACATCAGTACAATATACAGTAATGGACTCCAATTAGTTGGATATGTGTAAAACAGACTCGATCAACGACCGACGAGTCGACGTATTCACCTGAGCTAAATCCAGGCGAAGAGTGCTGGAGACAACTCCAAGCGGTACTTAGCAATGCTCTTTGACTCACTCAACGAGATCACAACAGCGATTGATCAACCCTCGCTCCCAAAGGTGAGCAATTATTCCTAACGTCTACTATTGTCTCCAACCTTCCTTTAGTGGCAGCCCCAGCCAGACCGGCACCAATAATCGTCCCTAACGGACCTGCCAGCCCTAACGCGGCAATCCCCGCGCCAGTCGCTAATCCGGCTCCACTCGAGAGGGCGTCCTTCCCGGCTTCGGTGACCATCTGTCGTTTGGTCGAGGCGGGCCGGACCTGCTCGGAGACGTACTCGCCGAGCGTAGATACTTGGTTCTCGAGGGGGAGTGTAATCGTTGGGGCCATGCATTGAACTTGCGTTTGCATCTTCTCTTGGGTTGGTTCACTCAGTTTAACAGTGACTTTACGTTGCCGAGCAGGGAGTTATCACCGAAGTATTTCGAGTCGAGGTCGGAGAGATACGCCCCGTCCTCGTCAGGAGCATGGTAGTCCGGATAGAAGTCGACCTCCTCGTAGGCCAGTGCAGCAGCAATGTGGCCCAGACCCAGGATCTGATACTCCTCAGGTGGCTTCACACCCATTCGAACGAAACAATCCCGGATCTGACACGCCAGATCGAACGACAGTCCGTGCCGGAACTGCTCGAGGGTGCCGGGATCGACCGGTGGTTCCTCGAACCGAGCGTCAGGTTCCCTGTCGGGTTCGACTGCCGTCGTCACTTGTTCGATGCCGTCGTGGTCGAGATACGCCATATGCAGTTCGGAGGTCGTATCGACGTAGAAGCCCTCGGCTAACTCTGCCAGCTCGTCCTCGTCGGAGCGGTCGAACAACTCCGTAGAAAAGCCACTCCAGGCCTCGAGTCCATCGTCGGTTAGTCCCGCTAGTGGCGTCTCGTTCGGTGATTGCTCGTCTAAATCGAGACCGAACTCCGCAGCGAGCTCTCTAGCGTCATCCGCGAGGTCGGTGTCTAACGGATCGAGACCAAGATAGACGTGCTTGCGATAGAGATGGTAGTCCTCGTCTTGCGAGTCTGCCGGCGGGTGAAGGACGCGCTCGGTATCGTCGTCGTGGTGACTTTTCAGTTGCTGGTAGAGATCACTGAAGTGGTCCTCGAACTCCTCGAGGTCCATCGAATCGATCGCCGAGCGAACCGCCTGCAGGTGGACGGGGTTTTTCCACTTCGGGTTGACAGTGTCGTAACCCCGATTCAGGAAGACGTAGTACTGGGCGTAGCGTCGGGCTTGCTTGCCGTACTCGCTTTCTTCTCGAGTACGCTTCTCGGGTTTTTGTGAATAAGCTTCAGAATCGTGAGCGTAAACCTCGCCATCGGCTTTGTGCATCTCCATTCTGTGCTTGTTACCAACGTTATCAACGACGTGGAGTCCGATACTTTCATCATTCTCACCGGTGATTTCTGCTTTCATGGTTTACGCTAAGCCATCGAAGTTATCTCCCCACTCATCATCCTCATCCCGGCCACCGAGCCAGCCCGGTAGACGGTCACGCAAGGCACCAGCCTTCTCATGGACGCGACCAGATGCCATTTGCTCGGCAGTCTGACCGATGGCAGGGCTGGTATCGAGCATGCCTTTAGTGGCAGCCCCAGCCAGACCGGCTCCAATAATCGCACCAAACGGGCCTGCCAGCCCTAACGCGGCAATCCCCGCGCCAGTCGCTAATCCGGCTCCACTCGAGAGGGCGTCCTTCCCGGCTTCGGTGACCATCTGTCGTTTGGTCGAGGCGGGCCGGACCTGCTCGGAGACGTACTCGCCGAGCTTTGACACCTGCTCCTCGAGATTTTCGACGCGTTCTTCAATATTGCCCTCAGTGGCACCCATCTGGGCGTAGCTGTCGGCTTTGTCCTCCTGAGCTGCTTTCTGTGCGTCGTGGTTGACCTTCGCGAAACTTGCCACAGTACTGCCGATATCGGCGATCGCCCCCGTAAACCGCTGGACGTGGATTTCGGTGTCGGCCATCTCGCCCTCGAGACCGGCCTCCCAGCCGCGCATGACCTGGCCGGCGATCTCGTCGGCCTCGCGTTCGGCGGCCGGATCGGGGTCGACCTCCATCTCGACTTCGGTTTTGGGCATCATCGAGATGGGAGCGTCGGGTTGCTGCAGCGTGTGGACGACCTCGTGGGCGATGAGATGCTGGCCCTCTGGTGAGGACGGATCGTACTCGTCCGGACCGAACGCGATGTGGTTGCCGACCGCGAACGCGCGGGCGTTGACCTCTTCGCAGGCCTGCTGGGCCGTCGGTCCCGTGTGAATCTGGACGTGATCTAACGAGGCGTCTAATCGCCCCTCGAGGCCGGCTTTGACCTCGCCCTCGAGTTGCTGGCCGGGTTCGGAGACGACCGCTCGCACTGAATCGGGGACGCTGGCCTCGCCTGCGGGTTCGTGATCACGGTGGGCAGCTTTGTTGCGATGCAGCGAGGCTTCGGTTTGCTGTTCGATATCGTATTGCGCTCCGCTTCTCAGCGAGCCATCCATACCGTGACAGACAGTCTGTGAGCGCATTGATAGTCGATACATCCGAGTTTGAGGAGCGGTGAATTATGTATTTCGGAACTGAGATTATATCGATAAGACTCTTCTTAGGTTGACTCGAGCAGGCCTGAGAGGTCGTACGCGTCGTCGGGCGTGTGCTGTTCGTGCCAGTCGGTGATGGTCGCCTGTGGGTCGTGATAGTCCTGATAGAAGTCGTGATTGCTGTACCAGCCGATGTGATCGTAGAACCCCGGCCCTTGAATCCGAACGTCTTCCGGCGGGGCGATTCCCATCGTGATGTAACAATCGCGAACTTGACAGCACAGGTGGCGAACCAGCGAGTGGCGAAAGTCCTCGAGGTCGTCGAACTGGTAGGCACGGCCGAACATCTGTGGACGGGCGTCTGGATGACGGTCTGGGACGGCTCCATCGGACTCACCTGTCACTGCTTCGTCGCGGTCGCCGTTTGCCCATCGGATCGTAACCGGTCCGATGGCCTCGATGACGCCCTCACTGAACGTTTCTGCCACACTGGAGGTGTCAATCTCCTCGTCGCTGGCGAAAGTCTGCTGGATACGACTCACGAGCCCCCCACTGTCGGTGGCCTGCTCGACCGTTCGCACCACTGCTTCCAGGGCTCCGTCAGCGATCAGGTCCTCGAGCAAGGCTGCCGTATCGGTCTGATCCAGCCCGAGGTAGATGTCCTGTTCGACGCGTGGGACGGTCACCGGTGGCAGATCCGGAACCTCGACGACGGGGGCAGCCTCGCCAGCGTCGTGGCGCATCTGCTGGTAGAACTCGCCGAAATAGTCCTCGAAGGTATCTGCCGGAAGGTTGGCAATAGCCATCGCGGCAGTCACAATCCTGTCGGGATTCGAAAGCGGGTCGACCGTTTCGTACCCGCGCTGACGGTAGACGTAGAATTTGGCGAATCGACGCGTCTGATTGACCCACTCGTGTTCTTCTTGGGTGCGTTTGGCTGGCTTGTCTGGATAGCCGTCTTGCTCGTGGTACTTTATCTCACCACTTTCGTTCATCTCGATACCGTGGTCTACACCATTGTTATCTTGAACCTTAATACCAATCCGCTTGGATTCTCCTGTAATAACTGCCTTCATTGTTCGTACTCTGCCTCCATGTCCACGTCACCGGTCGAGTCACCCGCTCCAGTCTCGCCACTCTCTCGCAGTTCACGTTTGACCGTTTCGACGACCGTTGCGAGTTCTTCCGGGGAGAGACTGCTCTCTTCACCGAGTGCGGCGTCGGCAGCCCCTTTGCCGAGCATACTTGAGGCGAAGGCTCCAGAGGCAGCGACGGCAGCACCAGCAGCAAGCGGCAACGCGCCGGCGGATGCGACCGTCGTCAGTGCTGCAACGGTTGCGCCGACTCCGGCGGTGACCGCCGTTCGATTGTCGGTCGCCCCGTCGCGTAGCCGTTCCCACACGCTGCTCTCTCCGCCCTCGATCGCCTCGGGATCTACACCGAGGTCTTCCAACGCCGCTTCGTCCAGTTCGTCCGAGCCGCTGAGCAACTCTTCGATTTCCTCGGATCGCTGTTCCAATCGCTTGTCTACCGCCTCGGGAACGCGCTGTTCGATCTCTTCGGAGACGATTTTACGAATACGGGATGGGCTCGCGAGTCCACCGTCGTCGGTGGTCGTCCGCTGAATGTGGACGTCCGTCCCCATCCGACTCACGACTAGCGGCTCCTCACCGGAGAGTGCCTGTGCAGCCGCCTCGTCGGCCTCGCGCTCGAGTTGCGGATCAGGGTCAATCTCGAGATTAGCGCCCTCCTGGGGCATCATCGAAATCGGCGCGCCACCGTTCTGTTGTTTGACGTGGGCGAGTTCGTGCGCGAGCAAGTGCTGACCCTCCGGACTTTCGGGGTCGTACTCGCCCGAATTAAACACGATATCGTTCCCGCAGGTAAACGCCTTCGCGTCGATCGCCTCAGCAGCTTTCGCTGCAGTACCGCCCGTGTGAAGGCGTACGTCCGAGAAATCGGCGTCCATCCGCTCCTCGAGGGCGCGTTGGACGGGCTGATCCAGCGGTTGGCCACCGTTGCTCAGCACGTCCAGGACCTTGCCGGGCACCTCGTCGATGGTCGTGTCGGTTCCCTCGAGCGAGCGCTGAATCTGACCCTCGTCACGACCGAATAGTCGTGGAACCGCCGAATCGGCAAGATCCACGGCGGCAGCGGAGTTGTCGAACGTCGCTGCCTCGAGGTGGGTCTCCACCCGGGCATGCTCGAGGGCAGCCGCCGCCAGCGGCTTGGAACTTCCATCCCGGACAGCGGCTGACGAAGGCGTCGTGTCGGCTGTCTGTGCCTGTGACTTGTCGCTCGTCTCGTCGTCCGAGTCCGCGTTCCGGGAGCGTTTCCAGTGTTCTATGGACCACTTGCCCGCGGAACTCGAACGTATTAGTGCAGTTTTCGAGCACTCAGTACTGTGGGTCTGTGCCGACATGGGTTCGGTCAGTTCAGCAATGATTTCACACTGCCGAGCAAGGAGTTATCTGAGAAGTACTTCGAGTGGATGTCACCATAGAAGGTACCGTCGTCCTGAATGAGATGATAATCAGGGTAGAAGTCGACTTCGTCGTAGGCTTGGACGGCAGCGATGAGACCGACACCCAGCACCTGGAATTCTTCGGGCGGAGTAACGCCCATACGGATGAAGCAGTCTCGAATCTGGCAGATCAGGTTAAACTGGAGTGCAGCCTTGAAGTGTTCCATCGATCGGGGGTCGAGTGGCGACACCTCGAATCGAGCGTCGGGCTCTTTGTCGGGGTCGACGGCCGTCGTCACCTGCTCGATGCCGTCGTGATCGAGATACGCCATGTGCAACTCTGACGTCGTATCGACGTAGAATCCTTCTGTCAGTGCTGCCAGTTCTTCCTCGTCGGACTGTTCGAACAACTCCGTGGAAAAGCCGGTCCAGGCCTCGAGTCCATTGTCGGTTAGTCCTGCCAGCGACGTCTTCGTCGGTGCGTGCTCGTCTAAATCGAGGCCGAACTCCGCAGCGAGTTCTCGAGCGTCATCCGCAAGGTCGGTCTCGAGGGGATCGAGACCGAGGTAGACATTCTTGCGATAGAGATGGTAGTCTTCGTCCTGGGAATCCGACGGTGGATGGAGAACGCGCTCGGTGCTGTCGTCGTGGTGACTTTTCAGTTGCTGGTAGAGATCGCCGAAGTGGTCCTCGAACTCCTCGAGGTCCATCGAATCGATCGCCGACCGAACCGCTTGCAGGTGGACGGGATTTTTCCACTTTGGGGAGACTGTGTCGTAACCGCGGTTCAGAAAGACGTAGTACTGAGCATAGCGGCGAGCCTGATTATTATATTCGTTCTCTTCTCGGGTCCTGTTGGCCGCTTTGTCGTGGTATTCCTCACACAGGTGGGCATAAATCTCGCCATCAGATTTATGCATCTCAATTTGATGTTCGGAACCATTGTTATCGATTATTTTGGTACCGATATCAACTTCGTCTTCACCGATTATTTCGCCTTTCATAACACAATCAGAATTTCGCACCATCGGAATGGTCGTTCATTTCTTCATCCTCATCCCGACCACCGAGCCATTTTGGCAGGCGATCTGTAACGGAGTCACCCCACTCGTCTAGCCAATCGGGGGTGACTTGCTCAGCAGTCTGGCTGACGGCAGAGCTCGTGTCCAGCATCCCTTTGGTGGCAGCCCCAGCCAGCGCCGCACCGGCGATCGCTCCCAGCGGGCCTGCCAGTCCTAACGCGGCAATCCCCGCGCCAGTCGCCAACCCGGCCCCACTCGAGAGGGCGTCCTTCCCGGCTTCGGTGACCATCTGTCGTTTGGTCGAGGCGGGCCGGACCTGCTCGGAGACGTACTCGCCGAGCTTTGACACTTGCCCCTCGAGATTTTCGACGCGTTCTTCAATATTGCCCTCAGTGGCCCCCATCTGGGCGTAGCTGTCAGCTTTGTCCTCCTGAGCTGCTTTTTGTGCTTCGTGGTTGAACTTCACGAAACTCGCTGCAGTACTACCAATGTCGGCGATGGCCCCCGTAAAGCGCTGGACGTGGATTTCGGCGTCGGCCATCTCACCCTCGAGACCGGCCTCCCAGCCGCGCATGACCTGGCCGGCGATCTCGTCGGCCTCGCGTTCGGCGGCCGGATCGGGGTCGACCTCCATCTCGACCTCGGTTTTGGGCATCATCGAGATGGGAGCGTCGGGTTGCTGCAGCGTGTGGACGACCTCGTGGGCGATGAGATGCTGGCCTTCTGGACTCTCGGGATCGTACTCGCCGGAGTTGAACACGAGTGTGAACGCCGACTGCCAGCCAGGGATACGTGAGTTGTTCGTTGTCGGCTGCGGCGACGCGACACGGAATTCGACACTCATGAATGCTGTCTGCAGGTCTGGGTTAGGCCCTGTAGCCTGGAACGTCGGTGTTCGGATCGGCGTAGTCGGGGTAACAATCGAAGTGGCGGTACTTCTGGGCGAATTTGTAGAGGCCATGACCAAGCACGCGGTACTGTGCGGGCGGTTCCTCGCCCATCCCGACGTAGCAGTCTCTGATCTGACAGAGTAGGTGTTCCTCGATTAGGGGCCGGAACTGTTCAACTGAATGCGCAGGCATCGGCGTGAACTCGAGGCGGGCATCGGGTTCTCGATCAAACGGCCGATTGCCTTCGACGACGCGGTCGTCATTAGTGTCCTCATAGTAGAGCATGTGGACATCCGAAACTGCTTCGATAGAGAACTCTGGCGGCTCGATGTCGCCGGACGCCGCTCGCTCTTGGACCTGGCCGGCGAAACTGGCAACTTTCTGTCGGAGACCTCCACTGTCGGTCTGAGATTCGACTTCGTCAACAATCGTCGCCAGTTCGTCGCTGTACGCGTCCGCGGTCGCTCGGATCTCCTCGAGATCCTCCGCGAGGTAGACGTCGAGCATGTACAGTCTGAACTCCTCGCGATCGACGTACTCGAGCGAGTCGATCGGCGGTTCCACGGACGGATCGTCGTAGCTAACCACTTGCCGGTGGAGAGGATCGAACAGCGACTCGAACTCCTCGTCGTCCATCGTGTGAACGGCCGCGAGGACCGCGGCGAGCCGATCCGGGTTCATCCGAGGCTCGAGGGTGTCGTATTCTGTTTCTCGGTAAACGTGGTATTTGGCATAGCGCCGAGCCTGGGAGACACTTTCGTCCTCGGTGTTGGTACGCTCTGATGGATCGTCGGGGTAGCCGTTTTGGGCATGTTGTTTGATAGTCCCGTCAGGTTTTACGGCGATGGCATGCTCCGTCCCGTTATTATCGATTACATCTACTACTACCAAGTCGTCGTTTTCGCCATGGATTGAGGATTCCAAAATAATCACCCCACCAAGTTTCTAACCGAATCCAACGTTCCTTCACTCTCATCTTCTTCACGGGATTTCTGATCGTCTTCGTCACTCTTGGCGCGCCACTCGGAGAACCACGCTTTGGCGCGCTTTTTGAGCGCGGAGATGCCTTCTTTGCCGCCAGTGACCTTCGCGGCGGTGGTCCCGGCAATGACCGTTCCGAGAACGGCGTCGGCGTGAGCGTCTCCGGTAAGATTGCCAAGTAGGCTTTCCACGCCGAGGGCGTCAGCACCAGCATGCTGAGCCTGGGTGAGTGCGGCACCGACGCTGCCCCAAATACCGGCCGCGCCAACTTTCTTCGCGACCCCGCCGTCGCCCGAACCGTCCAGTTGTGCTTTGAGCTCGTCGGTCCGATCGGCCAGTGACTTCAACGGCTCCAGTTCACTCAGTGACTCCTCGATGGCACTCACCCGGCCGGCCAGGCCCGCGCCACCTTCTGCACCTTTCACTGGAGCACCGGCAGGCATCCGCTGAATGTGGACATCCGTCCCCATCCGACTCACGACTAGCGGCTCCTCACCGGAGAGTGCCTGCTCGGCCGCCGCGTCGGCCTCGCGCTCGAGTTGCGGATCAGGGTCAATCTCGAGATTAGCGCCCTCCTGGGGCATCATCGAAATCGGCGCGCCACCGTTCTGTTGTTTGACGTGGGCGAGTTCGTGCGCGAGCAAGTGCTGGCCCTCCGGACTTTCGGGATCGTACTCGCCCGAGTTGAACACGATATCGTTCCCGCAGGTAAACGCCTTCGCGTCGATCGCCTCAGCAGCTTTCGCTGCAGTGCCGCCCGTGTGAAGGCGTACGTCCGAGAAATCGGCGTCCATCCGCTCCTCGAGGGCGCGTTGAACGGGCTGATTCAGTGGTTGGCCACCGTTGCTCAGCACGTCCAGAACCTTGCCGGGAACCTCGTCGATGGTCGTGTCGGTTCCCTCGAGCGAGCGCTGAATCTGAGCCTCGTCACGGCCGAATAGTCGTGGAACCGCCGAATCAGCGAGATCCACGGCTGCAGCGGAGTTGTCGAACGTCGCTGCCTCGAGGTGAGTCTCCACCCGGGCATGCTCGAGGTCAGCCGCCGCCAGCGGTTTGGGGCTTCCATCCCAGACAGCGGCTGACGAAGACGCCGTGTCGGCAGTCTGTGCCCGTGACGTGTCGCTCGTCTCGTCGTCCGAGTCCGCGTTCCGGGAGCGCTTCCAGTGTTCTATGGACCACTTGCCCGCGGAACTCGAACGTATTAGTGCAGTTTTCGAGTACTCAGTACTGTGGGTCTGTGCCGACATGGGTTCGGTCAGTTCAGCAATGATTTCACACTGCCGAGCAAGGAGTTATCTGA
The DNA window shown above is from Natrialba magadii ATCC 43099 and carries:
- a CDS encoding eCIS core domain-containing protein — encoded protein: MDGSLRSGAQYDIEQQTEASLHRNKAAHRDHEPAGEASVPDSVRAVVSEPGQQLEGEVKAGLEGRLDASLDHVQIHTGPTAQQACEEVNARAFAVGNHIAFGPDEYDPSSPEGQHLIAHEVVHTLQQPDAPISMMPKTEVEMEVDPDPAAEREADEIAGQVMRGWEAGLEGEMADTEIHVQRFTGAIADIGSTVASFAKVNHDAQKAAQEDKADSYAQMGATEGNIEERVENLEEQVSKLGEYVSEQVRPASTKRQMVTEAGKDALSSGAGLATGAGIAALGLAGPFGAIIGAGLAGAATKGMLDTSPAIGQTAEQMASGRVHEKAGALRDRLPGWLGGRDEDDEWGDNFDGLA
- a CDS encoding eCIS core domain-containing protein, with protein sequence MSAQTHSTECSKTALIRSSSAGKWSIEHWKRSRNADSDDETSDKSQAQTADTTPSSAAVRDGSSKPLAAAALEHARVETHLEAATFDNSAAAVDLADSAVPRLFGRDEGQIQRSLEGTDTTIDEVPGKVLDVLSNGGQPLDQPVQRALEERMDADFSDVRLHTGGTAAKAAEAIDAKAFTCGNDIVFNSGEYDPESPEGQHLLAHELAHVKQQNGGAPISMMPQEGANLEIDPDPQLEREADEAAAQALSGEEPLVVSRMGTDVHIQRTTTDDGGLASPSRIRKIVSEEIEQRVPEAVDKRLEQRSEEIEELLSGSDELDEAALEDLGVDPEAIEGGESSVWERLRDGATDNRTAVTAGVGATVAALTTVASAGALPLAAGAAVAASGAFASSMLGKGAADAALGEESSLSPEELATVVETVKRELRESGETGAGDSTGDVDMEAEYEQ
- a CDS encoding eCIS core domain-containing protein — encoded protein: MSVEFRVASPQPTTNNSRIPGWQSAFTLVFNSGEYDPESPEGQHLIAHEVVHTLQQPDAPISMMPKTEVEMEVDPDPAAEREADEIAGQVMRGWEAGLEGEMADAEIHVQRFTGAIADIGSTAASFVKFNHEAQKAAQEDKADSYAQMGATEGNIEERVENLEGQVSKLGEYVSEQVRPASTKRQMVTEAGKDALSSGAGLATGAGIAALGLAGPLGAIAGAALAGAATKGMLDTSSAVSQTAEQVTPDWLDEWGDSVTDRLPKWLGGRDEDEEMNDHSDGAKF
- a CDS encoding eCIS core domain-containing protein, which translates into the protein MSAQTHSTEYSKTALIRSSSAGKWSIEHWKRSRNADSDDETSDTSRAQTADTASSSAAVWDGSPKPLAAADLEHARVETHLEAATFDNSAAAVDLADSAVPRLFGRDEAQIQRSLEGTDTTIDEVPGKVLDVLSNGGQPLNQPVQRALEERMDADFSDVRLHTGGTAAKAAEAIDAKAFTCGNDIVFNSGEYDPESPEGQHLLAHELAHVKQQNGGAPISMMPQEGANLEIDPDPQLEREADAAAEQALSGEEPLVVSRMGTDVHIQRMPAGAPVKGAEGGAGLAGRVSAIEESLSELEPLKSLADRTDELKAQLDGSGDGGVAKKVGAAGIWGSVGAALTQAQHAGADALGVESLLGNLTGDAHADAVLGTVIAGTTAAKVTGGKEGISALKKRAKAWFSEWRAKSDEDDQKSREEDESEGTLDSVRNLVG